Genomic DNA from Callospermophilus lateralis isolate mCalLat2 chromosome 11, mCalLat2.hap1, whole genome shotgun sequence:
TCTTCTGCTCCGACTGGGTATGTGCTCGCCGCCGGCGGTCTTTGTAGGATTCCTTGTAGGACTCCTGGTGGTAATCACTGTCCTCATCATCTACGCTCAGAGTTGGGGGCAGGGAGAGGTCACcttagggcccagtggggcccagCTAGCCCACCTTTCCCTGATGGGAAGAACCCAGTGCCCAGAGATGGCAGATGGGCAAAGAATCAGTCAAATATCCTGGATGAGGTAAAAGACACACCCTGTGTCTGGCACTCAGACTCCAACACCCCCATGTGGTCAGCTGGAGCTTCCCTGTCTAGGAAAGATACTAAAATGATGGCATAACTGAGACCCCCAGGTGGGCAGGAGGGTGTTGCTGCCTACCTGTGTTGGGGACAGAAGAGGCACTGGTGGAACCGATGCTATTAGCTCTGGACACTACACTTCCCTTACGAGTGTTTTCTACAAAAAGCCCTGGAAAAGAGAGGTTCCAATCACTAAGGACTGGAATGGAGTGCATTGCCAGCCCTCATAGACAACTGTGGGCACAAAGGCTTCCTTAAATGACTGTCAGCCGTCCTGAGCCACCCACTTCCTGCCATACCATGCTGCAAAGCTCCTGTCTCCCATATCTACACTGCTCCACAGGCCTGCAGTCAAACCCTCTGGCTCACAAAGGGACATCTGAACATTTGAGAACCAGTGAACAGCTGTCActatttccatcacttcctggtcCAGAGCAGAGGAATCAGGTGTCACCCATGGTTGCTTCCTGCCCATTCTCTGGTTCCTTTTTCATGTCTCAAGCCAGGACCTTGGCTCAGAGACAGTGGACTGTGCTCAGGTGTGGCTACTAGCAAGGCCACAAGAATTTATACAGCTGAAACAGGAGAATCATTCCAAAAGCCCAAGACAATAGGGGAGGCACTCACTCACCAGGGTCCAGGCTGTTGTCACTGTAGGCATACTCCACCTGCAGCACCAAGCAAGGGAGAAGCCCATCAGACACAAGTGTGCGGACAGCCGAAAGGTTCCCCGAATGCAAAGCTGGGATAGGCTGTGAGAGCGCCGCCCCTCTGCGTGATCCCTTCCGCCCCACTCATCCTCCAGCCCCCTCGTTCCCTCGCGCTCGCGCGCACACGCCTCGTTTGTCTCTACACCTTGGCAGCCTCGGGGTAAAAACTGTCTATCTGCAGCCCCGGGTCGGAGAACAGGGGAGACTCTGGGGACAGGAAGGAAGCCCCAAATCTCGACCCGCTGTGTGCACGAACCCAACCCGCCCTTCCCTGGAGCCGGCGCACGCGCCCACGGGGCTTGCCTTGACCCAGGGGTCCTCGGGAGAGGCGCCTGGCTCCGTCATCTTGGACCTATCGAACCGGAAACAACCAAGCGGGCGGGCCCCCTGCTGCGAGGAAGCGGAGAGGCGCGTCCACGTGATTAGAGTTCACCAATCCACGACGGAGAGGCAGGGATGGGGCGAGAGTGCTGCGCACGCGCGTCTCAAGACTTTAAAACTGACCGGAGGTGGTTCTCCTTGGCGTTGGACCTACAACTGGTCGGTGATAGGGATCTGCTCCTCGCCTGTCCCTACCTTTCTGCAGTTTAGGGTCTAGAATGGCGGCCACATGGAGCACCTTCTATGAAATGGGATCCCTTCAAAAGGCTTTTGTGAGGGCTGGGGAGATATATATAGTTCGATGTAGAGCCAGTGCTTCTCATGTGAAGGAccatgggttccatcctcagcactacccAAGGGGGaaaatgttttctaaatattGTTGCAGATCCTGTGCGCATGCGCAGTCATCTGCACCTGCAGACCTTGTCCCTAGGTTAGAAACTGGGCGGAGCACTCCTGCTTCACATCTTCTGACCCCATCAAGCTGCAAGTTCTgagggcagagccactgcccagcaTTGATCTTCCAAAACCCAGCCCAGTAGCTGGCAGGGTGCTTGTGGAATTAAATAATCCTTGCAAAAAGTTTGTTAGTTGTTTTGCTGCTTTATAGTGAGGAATCAGAAGTACCTAAAAAGTCTCTCACTCAAAAGTCTCTCTCACAGCTAGTAAGTGGGAAGAACGAGGATGACATCAGTCTGGCTAACTTCAAAGGCCATATACTTAACCACTGCAATCCTGATTTCTGGCTCAGGTCTGGGCCCTGAACTTGTGGCATAAGAGTCCAAAGTCACTTTAGAGACGCTGGAGCAGGAAGCAGACACCATACAGGCAGCATCTGTAGACAttcacctttaattctgttagaaaTTCCAGTGTTTGCGCTGACCCCAGTCAGTGGTGGGTATCAGACATTTGTGGGCAAGAATAGGGATGGAACTCCACAGGGGCCTGCTCCCCGATAAGCCACATCTTTACTGTTGATTAAACGTCAGCATGCTGCATAGGATTCCTGTGTCTACCAGGCCCAGCCATGTCCTGCACAGCTTAGCTTGAAGCCCTCTAGGCCTGAGACTGGAAGAGCATCAAGGTACCCATTCCTCCACACCACCGGATCTCATCTACTCCAGAGGCCACTGCGGTCCCACAGAGAATTCATTATTAGTCACGGGCCTGAGGAGTTTTGGATATGCGCTTCTGCAGGAGATTCCAGGCTTTTTCCACCTTCCGACAGTCCAGGATATTGGAAGAAAGAACAACATCAGACAAACACCCACTAGACATTCCCTCCCCACAACCCTTTCTTTCCCTGGGCATCAACCTGGAGTTGGGTGACATGTGGCTCCCACAAGGTGCTCAGCACCACGTGGCTCTGGTCCACAAGCTGCTGCCCACTCATCTGGCTCTGTAGCCTGCTTTGAGCGGCAGCTTCAGTTAGGCCATCCCTCTCCACAATGCGTCGTACAGCCTGGGCACAGACGAGGCATTTGTCAGGAAGGATCCCAGCTCAGCCTGCTGGATCAGAGCAGGATACCGTCTGCAGTAGGGATGGGGTAAGGGTGGGGTCCAGATACCTCTGTCTCAGGGATGACAACGGTCCACACCTCATGTACCATGTTCTGCCAGCCGGCTTCAAGCAGCATGGCGGCATCAATCACACACACATCCTTTCCTGTGGGGAGACCCCAGTCACTGCCAGCAGCACTCTAATGCTTACTATCAATCAGAGGCCCACAAAAACAAGTCCCAGGGAAAGTGGATAGCCATGCTGGGGGCAGGGAAGCTCTCAGGGAGAATCTGCTCAACTCTCCCCTTCAACTGTTCCCATCATCCCTCCCACTCACCCTCAGCCACAGCTAGATCCATCTCCTCTCGGGCCAGCTTTGCAATAACTGGCCACACAATGTCAGTGAGTATCTTCATCTGCTTCTGGGGAGGGGATAGAGGAAATAGGCAGAGGTTACTTTCCCTGAGTGATGGAGCCAGCCCAGGAGGTGGGAGTTGGGAACAAATGAGCAAAAATCCAAATTCTGGGTCAGAATTTAGGAGGAGCTAAAGAGCCCTGAGAGGTGTGTGTTTACCTTGTTTCCAAACACCCGGCTGCCTAGGATCTTCCTATTGATGATGCCATCTTTATGGAGAATATCTGAGTGACAGAGAAGGAGGACTAAGCAAAGAAACCAAGCCATCTCCTCACTTCAAGCCACCTCTAGCCCTCCCCAGTTGTTACCTGTTCCAAAGGCCTCCACCACAGGTTGGTATGCAGGGCCACTTGGGGCGTAGGCCCGATGGCCCAAGTGGTCACTGTCGATGACAAATGCCCCCAGGCCCTTCAGCCGCTGAGCTATTGAGCTCTTCCCAGAGCCACTGATGCCAGTCAGCCCAATCACGTAGAGACCTGAAGGGAGCTCTGGCCTCTTCTGGGGTAGATGAGAAGGAACCCCATAGTTACTAGGGCCCTTAGATTCATGCTTGAGGCTGAACCCCTCAATTTTTACTCTCCAGCATTTCCAGCACACCCAAACACAAGTGAAAGAGGAAAGGTAGGCTTACATTTGGAGGCCGAAGCAGCTTTCCCAGCAGTCTTTGGCGGGAGTTGGAGGAACTGACTTTCTCTTCTTCATGTTGCTCGTGGCTTTCATCCTTCACCAGCTGGATCTGATACAAGGCAAGCTCCTCCAAGTCCTGGGGTAAAAGGGGAAGGATGAGAAAAGAGtgagaggaggaaggaagaacCCAGATCCCCTTTATCCTCTTCTACCTACCCAAGGAAGGGAAGCTGGGAACCAgtttcttcctgcttcttcccACCACCCTGACCCCTCTATTCCCTCCTCTGAAGTCATGGTACTTCCAACAGCACCCCATAAAGGTTTTCCCCCTTCCCATCCACACCCTCTGCCAGTCTCCCAGGGGTTACATTCTCAAGGCGGAAGCGGTTGGCGGCCATCCCCCCACGATAGGTCTCCTCGCTGACCACCAGGAACTCCAAGGAGGGGTCAGAGCCAGCAGGCCCATAGGGGTCCAGCAGGGGGATGATATCAAAAGTCAGGGAGGGCTTGATGTCCACCAGGAACTCACTCAGATGTTCCACACGTTCTGCATAAGGCTGGAGCAGCTCAGGGAGCAACTTGCCTGGGGAAGGAGCCCAGAAAAACAGTGAGGCTTTTTTACTGGGGAAGAAGAGTGTGGGCCTGTTTGGGGAAGAGTGTCCCTAGGCCCTGTATCTCCAGAGGAGGGTGACAGGAAGAAAGTATTAAACTGGGAATTTGTTGTAGGGGAGGGACAGGAAGGGGAGGAAATGGACGAGCACCATAGTCTCTGCAAGAGCTGGCATGAGTCCAGAGAACAAGCCACCAAGAGATTACTCCAGAGAACTATGCTAACGGGCATCAGAGTTAGAGAATCCCAAGAGCTATGCCATCCTTGAGTTCATTCTTACTGTCTGTAGCACTACTACCTTACAATTCATTTGTCTATTTATTCCCAGTGTCTCAAATTTTACAGTTGATCACCTGGAGAATCTTAAAAGTAGATTCCTTAGTTCCACATTTGGGAGGTCTAACTGGTGATTGAACCATATACTAAGAAAGCTTCCTcaatacaatgaatcaaaatgcattctgttgtcatatatacctaattaaaattaattaattaacttaaaaaagaaAGCTTCCTCAGCACCAACTGTCAAGCACTGTGACATTTGGAATGGGTGTGAACTAATAGCCCTACCTTTCTTGATCTTGGCATTAACGGTGGTGGTTGGGGGAGGAAATTTGGGGAATCCTCCACTACCCTAATGCAGGGTCCCTCTCACTCACTCTTTAACAGATCTTTGTCTGCTACTCCCACCACAAGCTGCTCCTGGGCCAGGATGCATGCAACACTGAGCAACAACTTGTGAGCATTGTGCAAGCGGTCAAACGTGCCACCCACAGCCCCACGGTGGTAGCCACGCACAGGCTGCTTTGGAGACCTAGCCACAGGGGAAGCTGGCCTAATGGTGGAGGATAAGGGTACATCCAGGGACTCCACAAGCAGCATTCCGGTCCCATAATCCGGGTACAGCAGCACTGAAGACAGTTGTGGACAACAGCTGTAACAGCTGGTGGCATATCGTTCTAGCTGTTGCTTAACTGGATTGTACTGACTTCCATCCAGGGTCTGGAAGTCAGTCAGCACTACTTCTGGCGGGTGGGCCAAATTCTGGACTGAGCTGGGCAGTAGAGGGAGAAAGGCGCTC
This window encodes:
- the Coasy gene encoding bifunctional coenzyme A synthase isoform X2 — translated: MAVFQSGLLVLTTPLASLAPRLAPILTSAARLVNHTLYVHLQPGMSLEGPAQPQSSPVQATFEVLDFIAHLYAGANLHRHLDVRILLTNIQTKSAFLPLLPSSVQNLAHPPEVVLTDFQTLDGSKLLPELLQPYAERVEHLSEFLVDIKPSLTFDIIPLLDPYGPAGSDPSLEFLVVSEETYRGGMAANRFRLENDLEELALYQIQLVKDESHEQHEEEKVSSSNSRQRLLGKLLRPPNKRPELPSGLYVIGLTGISGSGKSSIAQRLKGLGAFVIDSDHLGHRAYAPSGPAYQPVVEAFGTDILHKDGIINRKILGSRVFGNKKQMKILTDIVWPVIAKLAREEMDLAVAEGKDVCVIDAAMLLEAGWQNMVHEVWTVVIPETEAVRRIVERDGLTEAAAQSRLQSQMSGQQLVDQSHVVLSTLWEPHVTQLQVEKAWNLLQKRISKTPQARD
- the Coasy gene encoding bifunctional coenzyme A synthase isoform X1, coding for MAVFQSGLLVLTTPLASLAPRLAPILTSAARLVNHTLYVHLQPGMSLEGPAQPQSSPVQATFEVLDFIAHLYAGANLHRHLDVRILLTNIQTKSAFLPLLPSSVQNLAHPPEVVLTDFQTLDGSQYNPVKQQLERYATSCYSCCPQLSSVLLYPDYGTGMLLVESLDVPLSSTIRPASPVARSPKQPVRGYHRGAVGGTFDRLHNAHKLLLSVACILAQEQLVVGVADKDLLKSKLLPELLQPYAERVEHLSEFLVDIKPSLTFDIIPLLDPYGPAGSDPSLEFLVVSEETYRGGMAANRFRLENDLEELALYQIQLVKDESHEQHEEEKVSSSNSRQRLLGKLLRPPNKRPELPSGLYVIGLTGISGSGKSSIAQRLKGLGAFVIDSDHLGHRAYAPSGPAYQPVVEAFGTDILHKDGIINRKILGSRVFGNKKQMKILTDIVWPVIAKLAREEMDLAVAEGKDVCVIDAAMLLEAGWQNMVHEVWTVVIPETEAVRRIVERDGLTEAAAQSRLQSQMSGQQLVDQSHVVLSTLWEPHVTQLQVEKAWNLLQKRISKTPQARD